Proteins co-encoded in one Chlorogloeopsis sp. ULAP01 genomic window:
- the psbZ gene encoding photosystem II reaction center protein PsbZ has product MSIIFQFALLALVLLSFVMVIGVPVAYATPQNWNDSKKLLWLGSGAWIALVLVVAALSFFVV; this is encoded by the coding sequence ATGAGTATCATATTCCAATTTGCTTTGCTCGCTTTAGTCCTCCTGTCTTTTGTGATGGTAATTGGCGTTCCCGTTGCCTATGCCACTCCACAAAATTGGAATGACTCTAAAAAATTGCTGTGGCTCGGATCTGGAGCTTGGATTGCCTTGGTACTTGTAGTCGCAGCATTAAGCTTTTTCGTAGTTTAG